From the Pseudomonas sp. SORT22 genome, one window contains:
- a CDS encoding retention module-containing protein, which produces MAKLIGVVSKVVGEVFAVGSDGSRRPLIEGDKVYAGEQLDTGLAGAVAVHLQNGAELTLGRDSNLTLTPELLADRAPHVDTPESQTPSQAQLSDVEKLQQAIAAGADPSQDADPTAAGPSTGGATGALGGGHTFVILNEVAGRVDPQIGFPTAGFNGFPELPQLDVGLINNNDEAPPVPVIDNPVSLEGLAVEGGELSLNEANLPQGSASNPAALTQAGSFTVQAPDGVFNLNVGGINVVTAGAVTGIGQSITTGLGNLLTITGYDPATGVVSYSYTLNGAETHPSGAGANGLGESIAVLVSDTDGDVATGSLDVTVIDDVPRAVADSNAVTATENQLTLTGNVLTNDVQGADRVATGPITAGTFVGTYGTLVLAADGSYTYTLNTADPDFINLHGGGNGVETFTYTLTDADGDVSSANLVLNVSNLNDPVELNGLSINGGELVLFEKNLAAGSSPDAAALTQSGTFTVTAADGLQSLTVGGINVISAGVVNGFPQSLTTALGNTLTINGFNPATGEVTYSYTLNGSEAHAAGNGSNSLGESFNVVATDTDGSSASMSIDVSIVDDVPNAAADTNAVTATENQLTLTGNVLTNDVQGADRVPTGPITAGTFVGTYGTLVLAADGSYTYTLNTADPDFFNLHGGGNGVETFTYTLTDADGDVSTANLVLNVTNLNDPVTLNGLNVEGGELTVFEKNLGDGSNPDTPALTQTGSFTVTALDGVQTLTVGGITVVSGGVASGFPQSATTALGNTLTITGYDASTGVVTYSYTLLDNEAHPNANGTNSLGESFTVSVTDTDGSTASGSIDVNIVDDVPTAAGDTNAVTATENQLTLTGNVLTNDVQGADRVPTGPITAGTFVGTYGTLVLAADGSYTYTLNTADPDFFNLHGGGNGVETFTYTLTDADGDVSTANLVLNVTNLNDPVTLNGLNVEGGELTVFEKNLGDGSNPDTPALTQTGSFTVTALDGVQTLTVGGITVVSGGVASGFPQSATTALGNTLTITGYDASTGVVTYSYTLLDNEAHPNANGTNSLGESFTVSVTDTDGSTASGSIDVNIVDDVPTAAGDTNAVTATENQLTLTGNVLTNDVQGADRVPTGPITAGTFVGTYGTLVLAADGSYTYTLNPADPDFFNLHGGGNGVETFTYTLTDADGDVSTANLVLNVTNLNDPVTLNGLNVNGGELTVFEKNLGDGSNPDTPALTQTGSFTVTALDGVQTLTVGGITVVSGGVASGFPQSATTALGNTLTITGYDASTGVVTYSYTLLDNENHPTANGANSLNESFTVTATDTDGSTASGSIDVNIVDDVPTAAGDTNAVTATENQLTLTGNVLTNDVQGADRVPTGPITAGTFVGTYGTLVLAADGSYTYTLDPTDADFKNLHGGGNGTETFTYTLKDADGDISTANLVLNITNLNDPVTLNGLNVNGGELTVFEKNLGDGSNPNIPALTQSASFTVTAPDGLQTLTVGGITVVSGGVASGFPQSATTALGNTLTITGYNPATGVVTYSYTLLDNENHPTANGANSLNESFTVTATDTDGSTASGSIDVNIVDDVPTAAGDTNAVTATENQLTLTGNVLTNDVQGADRVPTGPITAGTFVGTYGTLVLAADGSYTYTLDPTDADFKNLHGGGNGTETFTYTLKDADGDISTANLVLNITNLNDPVTLNGLNVNGGELTVFEKNLGDGSNPNIPALTQSASFTVTAPDGLQTLTVGGITVVSGGVASGFPQSATTALGNTLTITGYNPATGVVTYSYTLLDNENHPTANGANSLNESFTVTATDTDGSTASGSIDVNIVDDVPTAAGDTNAVTATENQLTLTGNVLTNDVQGADRVPTGPITAGTFVGTYGTLVLAADGSYTYTLDPTDADFKNLHGGGNGTETFTYTLKDADGDISTANLVLNITNLNDPVTLNGLNVNGGELTVFEKNLGDGSNPNIPALTQSASFTVTAPDGLQTLTVGGITVVSGGVASGFPQSATTALGNTLTITGYNPATGVVTYSYTLLDNENHPTANGANSLNESFTVTATDTDGSTASGSIDVNIVDDLPSAVNDTNAVTATEVQLTLTGNVLTNDVQGADRVTGPITAGTFVGTYGTLVLAADGSYTYTLNPNDTDFINLHGGGTGVDTFTYTLRDADGDTSTATLKLNVSNLDNPVTIDGLNVNGGELTVYEKNLSDGTSPDSPALTQSGTFTVTAPDGLQSLTVGGISVVSGGVVNGFPQSGTTPLGNSITITGYNPATGVVSYTYTLLDNENHPNANGINNLNESINVVATDTDGSSANATIDVKIVDDVPNAVGAERSVTPGQVDSNLLLVIDVSGSMNEASGVPGLTRMQLAKQAINALLDKYDEMGDVKVQLVTFSTGANQPSTVWVTVDQAKAIVNGLSAGGSTYYDSAITSAQSAYTTGGKITGAQNIVYFFSDGAPTSGHAITAPREVEWEGFLDSNGIKSYAIGLGSGVNAGNLNPLSYDGSTHTDTNATVVTDLNQLNSVLSGTVQGAPITGSLMSGGQFGADGGFIKSLVIDGTTYTYDPKGNGGAGSYATSGAADRGTFDTGTNSITVKTAIGGSIVVNMDTGDFTYTPPKDTGSGQVEQIGFVASDNDGDTASANLVINVYANTAPVAGADHIISNILSSSITVPAEALLANDSDANHDRLSVPSTTTFDTGWAAKGAGFTVGSGTPPTVVFNGTNNTGANQLRDLPRSAFRGPANAMTAALVVSGYLGAVTTANANDEDVLTVTLKKGETLTLDHNLAAGNILMEWKDESGSYQTIADGGSFTASHAGLYSIHLVNLTNSSGSNTNAAENYALTMTVDYSNAQNETAYGTYTVSDGHGGSSTGNVDIVYQEGNTLTGTSGDDTLLAGAGNDTLNAGAGNDVLIGGDGNDFLYGGDGNDLLIGGAGNDLLDGGAGIDTASYASAGSAVTVNLSTVGAQNTGGAGTDTLVAIENLIGSDYNDNLTGNDNANVLNGGLGNDTLIGGGGDDVLIGGPGNNTLTGGTGSDTFLYQQGNTGHDVVTDFTPGTDRLDLSQLLQGENATTASLDDYLHFKVTGSGASVVSTIEVSSVAGAAPTQTIDLAGVNLAQHYGVTAGAGGVIAAGQDTATIINGMLNDHSLKVDTV; this is translated from the coding sequence ATGGCTAAGTTAATCGGTGTCGTCAGCAAGGTGGTGGGCGAAGTCTTCGCTGTAGGCAGCGATGGCAGCCGCCGGCCGCTGATCGAGGGCGACAAGGTATATGCCGGCGAGCAGCTGGACACAGGCCTTGCTGGCGCAGTCGCCGTCCACCTGCAAAACGGTGCCGAACTGACCCTCGGCCGTGACAGCAACCTGACCCTGACCCCCGAGCTGTTGGCGGATCGCGCGCCGCATGTTGATACACCGGAGTCGCAGACCCCCAGCCAGGCGCAACTGTCTGATGTCGAGAAACTCCAGCAAGCCATCGCTGCGGGTGCCGACCCGAGCCAGGACGCCGACCCCACTGCAGCCGGGCCAAGCACTGGCGGTGCAACGGGGGCACTGGGCGGCGGGCATACCTTCGTGATCCTCAACGAGGTGGCCGGGCGCGTTGATCCGCAGATCGGCTTTCCCACTGCAGGCTTCAACGGCTTTCCCGAGTTGCCGCAGCTGGACGTCGGCCTGATCAACAACAATGACGAAGCCCCGCCAGTGCCGGTGATCGACAACCCGGTCAGCCTCGAAGGGCTTGCCGTCGAGGGTGGCGAGCTGTCGTTGAACGAGGCCAATCTACCCCAGGGCTCGGCCAGCAATCCGGCGGCCCTGACCCAGGCGGGCAGTTTTACCGTGCAGGCACCCGATGGGGTGTTCAACCTTAACGTCGGCGGCATCAATGTGGTCACCGCCGGTGCGGTGACCGGCATCGGCCAGTCGATCACCACTGGCCTGGGCAATTTGCTGACCATCACCGGCTATGACCCTGCCACTGGCGTGGTCAGCTACAGCTACACCCTCAACGGTGCCGAAACCCACCCCAGTGGCGCGGGTGCCAACGGGCTTGGTGAAAGCATCGCGGTACTGGTCAGTGATACCGACGGCGACGTAGCCACTGGCTCGCTGGATGTCACGGTGATTGACGACGTACCGCGGGCAGTGGCCGATAGCAATGCCGTCACCGCCACCGAGAACCAGCTGACCCTGACCGGCAACGTGCTGACCAATGACGTGCAAGGCGCAGACCGGGTAGCAACCGGGCCGATTACCGCCGGCACCTTCGTCGGTACCTACGGCACTTTGGTGCTGGCCGCCGACGGTTCCTACACCTATACGCTGAATACTGCCGATCCGGATTTCATCAATCTGCATGGCGGTGGTAATGGCGTCGAGACCTTCACCTACACCCTCACCGATGCCGACGGTGATGTTTCCAGCGCCAATCTGGTGCTCAACGTCAGCAACCTCAATGACCCGGTGGAACTCAACGGGCTGAGCATCAATGGCGGCGAGCTGGTGCTGTTCGAGAAGAACCTGGCAGCTGGCAGCAGCCCTGATGCGGCGGCACTGACCCAGAGTGGAACCTTCACCGTGACCGCCGCCGACGGCCTGCAATCGCTGACGGTGGGCGGTATCAATGTGATCAGTGCCGGGGTGGTCAATGGCTTCCCGCAATCACTCACCACGGCCCTGGGCAACACCCTGACCATCAACGGTTTTAACCCGGCCACCGGGGAGGTCACCTACAGCTACACCCTCAATGGCAGCGAAGCGCATGCCGCCGGCAATGGCAGCAACTCACTGGGCGAGAGTTTCAACGTGGTTGCCACCGATACCGATGGCAGCAGCGCGAGCATGAGTATCGATGTTTCCATCGTCGACGACGTGCCGAACGCGGCGGCAGATACCAACGCCGTCACCGCCACCGAGAACCAGCTGACCCTGACCGGCAACGTGCTGACCAACGATGTGCAGGGCGCGGACCGTGTGCCAACCGGGCCGATCACCGCCGGCACCTTCGTCGGCACCTACGGCACCTTGGTACTGGCCGCTGACGGTTCCTACACCTACACGCTGAACACTGCCGATCCGGACTTCTTCAACCTGCATGGCGGCGGTAACGGGGTCGAGACCTTTACTTACACCCTGACCGATGCTGATGGCGATGTGTCCACCGCCAACCTGGTGCTCAACGTCACCAACCTCAACGACCCGGTGACCCTCAATGGCTTGAACGTTGAAGGCGGCGAGCTGACTGTTTTCGAGAAGAACCTTGGCGACGGCAGCAACCCGGATACGCCAGCGCTGACGCAAACTGGCAGCTTCACGGTGACCGCGCTGGACGGTGTGCAAACCCTGACCGTCGGTGGCATCACCGTAGTCAGCGGCGGGGTGGCCAGCGGCTTCCCGCAATCGGCGACCACCGCCCTGGGCAATACCCTGACCATCACCGGTTATGACGCCTCGACCGGCGTGGTGACCTACAGCTACACCTTGCTCGACAACGAGGCCCACCCGAACGCCAACGGCACCAACAGCCTGGGCGAGAGCTTTACGGTCAGTGTGACGGACACCGACGGCAGCACTGCCAGCGGGTCCATCGATGTGAACATCGTCGACGACGTGCCGACCGCGGCAGGCGATACCAACGCCGTTACCGCTACTGAGAACCAGCTGACCCTGACCGGTAATGTGCTGACCAACGACGTGCAGGGTGCGGACCGTGTACCCACGGGGCCAATTACTGCAGGCACCTTCGTCGGCACCTACGGCACCTTGGTGCTGGCCGCTGACGGTTCCTACACCTACACGCTGAACACTGCCGATCCGGACTTCTTCAACCTGCATGGCGGCGGTAACGGGGTCGAGACCTTTACTTACACCCTGACCGATGCTGATGGTGACGTATCCACCGCCAACCTGGTGCTCAATGTCACCAACCTCAACGATCCGGTGACCCTCAATGGCTTGAACGTTGAAGGCGGCGAGCTGACTGTTTTCGAGAAGAACCTTGGCGACGGCAGCAACCCGGATACGCCAGCCCTAACCCAGACCGGCAGTTTCACGGTGACCGCGCTGGACGGTGTGCAAACCCTGACCGTCGGTGGCATTACCGTGGTCAGTGGCGGCGTGGCCAGCGGCTTCCCGCAATCGGCCACCACGGCGCTGGGCAATACCTTGACCATCACCGGTTATGACGCCTCGACCGGCGTGGTGACCTACAGCTACACCCTGCTCGACAACGAGGCCCACCCGAACGCCAACGGCACCAACAGCCTGGGCGAGAGCTTCACGGTCAGTGTGACGGACACCGACGGCAGCACTGCCAGCGGGTCCATCGATGTGAATATCGTCGACGACGTGCCGACCGCGGCAGGCGATACCAACGCCGTTACCGCTACCGAGAACCAGCTGACCCTTACCGGTAATGTGCTGACCAACGACGTGCAGGGTGCGGACCGTGTACCCACGGGGCCAATTACTGCCGGCACCTTCGTCGGCACCTACGGCACCTTGGTGCTGGCCGCCGACGGGTCCTACACCTACACGCTGAACCCTGCCGATCCGGACTTCTTCAACCTGCATGGCGGCGGTAACGGGGTCGAGACCTTTACTTACACCCTGACCGATGCTGATGGCGATGTGTCCACCGCCAACTTGGTGCTCAACGTCACCAACCTCAACGACCCGGTGACCCTCAACGGCCTGAATGTCAACGGCGGCGAGCTGACCGTTTTCGAGAAGAACCTTGGCGACGGCAGCAACCCGGATACGCCAGCCCTGACCCAGACCGGCAGTTTCACGGTGACCGCGCTGGACGGTGTGCAAACCCTGACCGTCGGTGGCATTACCGTGGTCAGTGGCGGCGTGGCCAGCGGCTTCCCGCAATCGGCAACCACCGCACTGGGCAATACCTTGACCATCACCGGTTATGACGCCTCGACCGGCGTGGTGACCTATAGCTACACCTTGCTCGATAACGAGAACCATCCGACAGCCAATGGCGCCAATAGTCTCAACGAAAGCTTTACGGTAACCGCCACCGATACCGACGGCAGCACCGCCAGCGGTTCCATCGATGTGAATATCGTCGACGACGTACCGACCGCGGCAGGCGATACCAACGCCGTTACCGCTACCGAGAACCAGCTGACCCTGACCGGCAACGTGCTGACCAACGATGTGCAGGGCGCGGACCGTGTACCCACCGGGCCAATTACTGCCGGCACCTTCGTCGGCACCTACGGCACATTGGTGCTGGCCGCTGACGGTTCCTACACCTACACCCTCGATCCTACCGACGCAGACTTCAAAAACCTGCACGGTGGCGGCAATGGCACCGAGACATTCACTTACACCCTGAAGGACGCCGACGGCGACATCAGCACCGCCAACCTGGTGCTGAATATCACCAACCTCAACGACCCGGTGACCCTCAACGGCCTGAACGTCAACGGCGGCGAGCTGACCGTTTTCGAGAAGAACCTTGGCGACGGCAGCAACCCGAATATTCCGGCCCTGACCCAGAGCGCGAGCTTTACCGTCACCGCCCCGGACGGCCTGCAGACTCTGACCGTCGGTGGCATCACCGTGGTCAGCGGCGGCGTGGCCAGCGGCTTCCCGCAATCGGCAACCACCGCACTGGGCAACACTCTGACCATCACCGGCTACAACCCGGCCACCGGCGTGGTGACCTACAGCTACACCTTGCTCGATAACGAGAACCATCCGACGGCCAATGGTGCCAACAGCCTCAACGAAAGCTTTACCGTAACGGCTACGGACACCGATGGCAGCACTGCCAGCGGCTCCATCGATGTGAACATCGTCGACGACGTACCGACCGCAGCAGGCGATACCAACGCCGTCACCGCCACCGAGAACCAGCTGACCCTTACCGGTAATGTGCTGACCAACGACGTGCAGGGTGCGGACCGTGTACCCACGGGGCCAATTACTGCCGGCACCTTCGTCGGCACCTACGGCACATTGGTACTGGCCGCTGACGGTTCCTACACCTACACCCTCGATCCTACCGACGCAGACTTCAAAAACCTGCACGGTGGCGGCAATGGCACCGAGACATTCACTTACACCCTGAAGGACGCCGACGGCGACATCAGCACCGCCAACCTGGTGCTGAATATCACCAACCTCAACGACCCGGTGACCCTCAACGGCCTGAACGTCAACGGCGGCGAGCTGACCGTTTTCGAGAAGAACCTTGGCGACGGCAGCAACCCGAATATTCCGGCCCTGACCCAGAGCGCGAGCTTTACCGTCACCGCCCCGGACGGCCTGCAGACTCTGACCGTCGGTGGCATCACCGTGGTCAGCGGCGGCGTGGCCAGCGGCTTCCCGCAATCGGCAACCACCGCACTGGGCAACACTCTGACCATCACCGGCTACAACCCGGCCACCGGCGTGGTGACCTACAGCTACACCTTGCTCGATAACGAGAACCATCCGACGGCCAATGGTGCCAACAGCCTCAACGAAAGCTTTACCGTAACGGCTACGGACACCGATGGCAGCACTGCCAGCGGCTCCATCGATGTGAACATCGTCGACGACGTACCGACCGCAGCAGGCGATACCAACGCCGTCACCGCCACCGAGAACCAGCTGACCCTTACCGGCAACGTGCTGACCAACGACGTGCAGGGTGCGGACCGTGTACCCACCGGGCCAATTACTGCCGGCACCTTCGTCGGCACCTACGGCACATTGGTGCTGGCCGCTGACGGTTCCTACACCTACACCCTCGATCCTACCGACGCAGACTTCAAAAACCTGCACGGTGGCGGCAATGGCACCGAGACATTCACTTACACCCTGAAGGACGCCGACGGCGACATCAGCACCGCCAACCTGGTGCTGAATATCACCAACCTCAACGACCCGGTGACCCTCAACGGCCTGAACGTCAACGGCGGCGAGCTGACCGTTTTCGAGAAGAACCTTGGCGACGGCAGCAACCCGAATATTCCGGCCCTGACCCAGAGCGCGAGCTTTACCGTCACCGCCCCGGACGGCCTGCAGACTCTGACCGTCGGTGGCATCACCGTGGTCAGCGGCGGCGTGGCCAGCGGCTTCCCGCAATCGGCAACCACCGCCCTGGGCAACACCCTGACCATCACCGGCTACAACCCGGCCACCGGCGTGGTGACCTACAGCTACACCTTGCTCGATAACGAGAACCATCCGACGGCCAATGGCGCCAATAGTCTCAACGAAAGCTTTACGGTAACCGCCACCGATACCGACGGCAGCACCGCCAGCGGTTCGATCGACGTCAATATCGTCGATGACCTGCCGAGCGCTGTTAACGACACCAACGCAGTTACGGCCACTGAGGTACAGCTGACCCTCACCGGCAATGTGCTGACCAACGACGTACAGGGCGCCGACCGCGTAACCGGGCCGATCACCGCTGGCACCTTTGTCGGTACCTACGGCACCCTGGTGCTGGCCGCCGACGGTTCCTACACCTACACCCTGAACCCCAACGATACGGACTTCATCAACCTGCACGGCGGTGGCACAGGTGTCGATACTTTCACCTACACCTTGCGCGATGCCGATGGCGACACCAGCACAGCGACGCTCAAGCTCAATGTCAGCAACCTGGACAACCCGGTCACCATTGACGGCCTGAACGTCAACGGTGGCGAGCTGACCGTCTACGAGAAGAACCTCAGCGACGGCACCAGCCCGGACTCTCCGGCCCTGACCCAGAGCGGCACCTTCACCGTGACGGCCCCTGACGGGCTGCAAAGCCTGACCGTCGGTGGCATCAGCGTGGTCAGTGGCGGGGTGGTCAACGGCTTCCCACAGAGCGGGACTACGCCGCTGGGTAACTCGATCACCATCACCGGTTACAACCCGGCCACTGGCGTAGTCAGTTACACCTACACCTTGCTCGACAACGAAAACCACCCGAACGCCAATGGCATCAACAACCTCAACGAGAGCATCAATGTCGTCGCCACCGACACCGATGGCAGCTCCGCCAACGCGACGATCGATGTGAAGATTGTCGACGACGTACCGAATGCAGTCGGGGCAGAACGCTCGGTGACTCCGGGGCAGGTGGACTCCAACCTGCTGCTGGTGATCGATGTGTCCGGCAGTATGAATGAGGCGTCCGGCGTGCCGGGGCTGACGCGTATGCAACTGGCCAAGCAGGCGATCAATGCCTTGCTCGACAAGTACGATGAAATGGGCGATGTAAAGGTCCAACTGGTGACCTTCTCTACCGGGGCCAACCAGCCTTCAACTGTGTGGGTGACCGTCGACCAGGCCAAGGCTATCGTCAACGGCCTCAGCGCGGGTGGTTCGACCTATTACGATTCGGCGATTACCTCGGCGCAGTCGGCCTACACCACCGGGGGCAAAATCACCGGTGCGCAAAATATCGTGTACTTCTTCTCCGACGGCGCACCTACGTCGGGGCACGCGATTACCGCGCCGCGCGAAGTTGAATGGGAGGGTTTCCTCGACAGTAATGGGATCAAGTCCTACGCGATCGGTCTGGGCAGTGGCGTCAATGCCGGGAACCTCAATCCGTTGTCCTACGACGGTAGTACCCACACCGACACCAATGCCACGGTGGTCACCGACCTCAACCAGCTCAACTCGGTACTGTCCGGCACCGTCCAGGGCGCGCCGATCACCGGCAGCCTGATGAGCGGCGGCCAGTTCGGCGCTGATGGCGGCTTTATCAAGTCGCTGGTTATCGATGGCACTACCTACACCTACGATCCGAAGGGCAACGGCGGTGCGGGCTCTTATGCCACCAGCGGTGCGGCGGACCGGGGTACTTTCGATACCGGCACCAACAGCATTACCGTGAAGACGGCCATCGGCGGCAGCATCGTGGTCAACATGGATACCGGCGACTTTACCTACACGCCGCCCAAGGACACCGGCAGCGGCCAGGTCGAGCAGATCGGCTTCGTCGCCAGTGACAACGATGGCGATACCGCCAGTGCCAATCTGGTGATCAACGTCTACGCCAATACCGCGCCAGTGGCCGGGGCCGACCATATCATCAGCAACATTCTGTCGAGCAGCATCACCGTGCCCGCCGAAGCCTTGCTGGCCAATGACAGCGATGCCAACCATGATCGCCTGAGCGTGCCTTCGACGACCACCTTCGATACCGGCTGGGCGGCAAAAGGGGCAGGCTTTACCGTGGGCAGCGGGACACCGCCGACGGTTGTCTTCAACGGCACCAACAACACCGGCGCCAACCAGCTGCGGGATCTGCCGCGCAGTGCCTTCAGAGGCCCGGCCAATGCCATGACGGCGGCACTGGTTGTCAGTGGCTACCTGGGGGCTGTAACCACGGCCAATGCCAACGATGAGGACGTATTGACCGTTACCCTGAAAAAAGGCGAGACGCTGACCCTCGATCACAACCTGGCAGCCGGCAACATCCTGATGGAGTGGAAGGACGAGAGCGGCAGCTATCAGACCATCGCCGACGGCGGCTCCTTCACCGCCAGTCATGCCGGCCTTTACAGTATCCACCTGGTCAACCTCACCAACTCGTCAGGCAGCAACACCAACGCGGCTGAAAACTACGCGCTGACCATGACTGTCGACTATTCCAACGCCCAGAACGAAACCGCCTACGGCACCTATACCGTCAGCGACGGGCATGGTGGCAGCAGCACCGGCAATGTCGACATCGTTTATCAGGAGGGCAATACCCTCACCGGTACCAGCGGTGACGATACCCTGCTGGCCGGCGCCGGCAACGATACCCTCAATGCAGGTGCGGGCAACGATGTGTTGATCGGCGGGGATGGCAACGACTTCCTCTACGGCGGTGATGGCAATGACCTGTTGATCGGTGGTGCCGGCAACGACCTGCTCGACGGTGGCGCGGGTATTGACACCGCCAGCTACGCCAGCGCCGGCAGCGCGGTGACGGTCAACCTGAGCACGGTCGGAGCGCAGAACACCGGGGGTGCCGGCACCGACACCCTGGTGGCGATCGAAAACCTGATCGGCTCGGACTACAACGACAACCTGACCGGTAACGACAACGCCAACGTGCTTAACGGCGGCCTGGGCAACGACACCCTGATCGGCGGTGGCGGTGATGATGTGCTGATCGGCGGCCCGGGCAACAACACCCTGACTGGCGGCACGGGTAGCGATACCTTCCTGTACCAGCAGGGCAACACCGGGCACGACGTGGTCACCGACTTCACCCCGGGCACCGATCGTCTGGACCTGTCGCAACTGTTGCAGGGTGAGAATGCAACGACAGCGTCGCTGGATGACTACCTGCACTTCAAGGTCACCGGCAGTGGCGCCAGCGTGGTGTCGACCATCGAGGTCAGCTCGGTGGCAGGTGCGGCGCCGACCCAGACCATCGACCTGGCAGGGGTGAACCTGGCCCAGCACTATGGTGTGACGGCAGGTGCGGGCGGGGTGATTGCGGCAGGGCAGGACACGGCGACGATCATCAACGGCATGCTCAACGATCATTCGTTGAAGGTGGATACCGTATAG
- a CDS encoding TolC family outer membrane protein → MRVLTPITSAILLAMACANAQAMSLNEAVQSAVDYHPEIGSSKNSRLSADEDVKFARGGYFPTVDLVAGYGRQRSDNTNTRGFNADGTRNHNKETLTYTQSDLRLRQMLFDGFNTANEVGRTEAVVNSRAYYTQATAQSVALSTVEAYLEVLKRRELVTLAKNNLQAHLRVNDQIGLRSERGVGSNADRDQSTARRALAENNLDTAEVDLADAEARFFSVVGRPADELETPATIKGEVPADLPAARQDMLENNPYLKSAQADVNAAEQQYEVAKSPFYPRIDAVLATGANNNTAGQVGHDNNDWQAGVELSYNLFRGGSDKARLQSDAHKINQAMDIRNNALRQITEDLSLSWNAMTNAQKQLRAAREYAETTTRVRAAYQDQFGLGQRTLLDLLDSENELYNANRRYTEVRYTEEFSMYRVLANMGELLNKQRISLPPEAIAKSEVKSEARLPDMR, encoded by the coding sequence ATGCGCGTTTTGACCCCCATCACCAGCGCAATTCTGTTGGCCATGGCATGTGCCAATGCCCAGGCGATGTCACTTAATGAGGCTGTGCAAAGCGCCGTGGATTACCACCCGGAAATCGGCTCCAGCAAAAACAGCCGGCTGTCGGCCGATGAAGACGTGAAGTTCGCCCGAGGCGGTTACTTCCCCACCGTCGACCTGGTGGCCGGTTACGGTCGACAACGCTCCGACAACACCAATACCCGTGGCTTCAATGCCGACGGCACGCGTAATCATAATAAAGAGACACTGACCTACACCCAGTCCGACCTGCGCCTGCGGCAGATGCTCTTCGACGGCTTCAACACCGCCAACGAAGTCGGCCGTACCGAGGCAGTGGTGAACTCGCGGGCCTACTACACCCAGGCCACCGCCCAGTCCGTCGCCCTGAGTACCGTCGAGGCGTACCTGGAGGTGCTCAAACGCCGCGAGCTGGTAACCCTGGCCAAGAACAACCTGCAGGCGCACCTGCGGGTCAACGACCAGATCGGCCTGCGCAGCGAGCGCGGGGTCGGCAGCAACGCCGACCGCGACCAGTCCACCGCCCGTCGCGCGCTGGCCGAGAACAACCTGGACACTGCCGAGGTCGACCTGGCCGATGCCGAGGCCAGATTCTTTAGCGTCGTTGGCCGCCCGGCCGATGAGCTGGAAACCCCGGCGACCATCAAGGGTGAAGTACCTGCTGACCTGCCTGCTGCGCGCCAGGACATGCTCGAAAACAACCCTTACCTGAAATCCGCCCAGGCCGACGTCAATGCGGCCGAGCAGCAATACGAAGTGGCCAAGTCGCCGTTCTACCCGCGTATTGACGCAGTATTGGCAACCGGTGCCAACAACAACACCGCAGGTCAGGTCGGCCACGACAACAACGACTGGCAGGCCGGTGTCGAGCTCAGCTACAACCTGTTCCGCGGCGGCAGCGACAAGGCCCGCCTGCAGTCCGATGCGCACAAGATCAACCAGGCCATGGACATCCGCAACAATGCCCTGCGCCAGATTACCGAAGACCTGTCGCTGTCGTGGAACGCCATGACCAACGCCCAAAAGCAACTGCGGGCGGCCCGCGAATACGCCGAGACCACCACCCGTGTGCGCGCCGCTTACCAGGACCAGTTCGGCCTCGGCCAGCGTACCCTGCTCGATTTGCTCGACAGTGAAAACGAGCTGTACAACGCCAACCGCCGCTACACCGAAGTGCGCTACACCGAAGAGTTCTCCATGTACCGGGTGCTGGCCAACATGGGAGAGCTGCTGAACAAGCAGCGCATCTCGCTGCCACCCGAGGCGATCGCCAAGAGCGAAGTGAAGAGCGAGGCGCGCCTGCCCGATATGCGCTAA